The genomic stretch CTGGGCGAGCTTCTGCGTCACTTCCCAGTCGGCATAGCCATTCTTCGGCGTCATGACTTTGCGCACGCGGTTGATGCGGCGCTCGGCATTGGTGAAGGTCCCGTCCTTTTCGAGGAAGGTCGAACCCGGCAGGAAGACATGCGCATAGTTCGCCGTCTCGTTGAGGAAGAGGTCGTGCACGACGACGCATTCCATGGCGGCAAGGCCGGCCGAAACATGCTTGGTATCGGGATCGGACTGCAGGATGTCCTCGCCCTGGATATAGATGCCCTTGAACGTGCCATCAACGGCGGCATCCAACATGTTCGGGATGCGCAAGCCCGGCTCGTTGCTGAGCTCGACACCCCAGAGCTTTTCGAAGGTCTCGCGGGTCGCATCGTCGGAGACGTGGCGATAGCCGGGCAGCTCATGCGGGAAGGAGCCCATGTCGCAGGAGCCCTGGACATTGTTCTGGCCACGCAGCGGGTTCACGCCGACGCCGGGGCGGCCAATATTGCCGGTGACCATCGCAAGGTTGGCAATCGCCATGACGGTGGTCGAGCCCTGGCTGTGTTCGGTGACGCCGAGGCCGTAATAGATGGCACCATTGCCGCCGGTGGCAAACAGGCGCGCGGCACCGCGCAGTTCAGCAGCCGGCACGCCGGTGAACTTTTCCGTTTCCTCGGGCGAATGCGCCGGTTCAGAGACGAAAGCGGCCCAATCTTCGAACTCCGACCAGTCGCAGCGCTCGCGGATGAAGCGCTCGTCGAACAGGCCTTCGGTGACGATGACATGAGCAAGTGCTGTCAGTACGGCGACATTGGTGCCGGGCTTCAGCGGCAGGTGGTAAGACGCCTCCACATGCGGGGTGCGCACCAGATCGATGCGGCGCGGATCGATGACTATCAGCTTCGCCCCCTGGCGGAGCCGCTTCTTCAGCCGCGAACCGAAGACGGGGTGACCATCGGTCGGATTGGCGCCGATGACCACGACGACATCGGAATGCTCGACCGAGTCGAAGTTCTGCGTACCGGCAGACGTGCCGAAGGCCTGGCCGAGGCCGTAACCGGTCGGCGAATGGCAGACGCGGGCGCAGGTGTCGACATTGTTGTTGCCGAAGCCGGCGCGGATCAGCTTCTGGACCAGATAGGTCTCTTCATTGGTGCAGCGCGACGAGGTGATGCCGCCGATCGCTTCCCGGCCATACTGATACTGGATGCGCTTAAACTCGGAAGCGACATGCGCATAGGCCTCTTCCCAGGTCACTTCGCGCCAGGGATCGGTGATCTTCTCGCGGATCATCGGGTTGAGAATGCGGTCCCTGTGGCTGGCATAACCATAGGCGAAGCGGCCCTTGACGCAGGAATGGCCGCGATTGGCCTGGCCATCTTTCCACGGCACCATGCGCACCAGTTCCTCGCCGCGCATCTCCGCCTTGAAGGAACAGCCGACGCCGCAATAGGCGCAGGTGGTGACTGCCGAATGCTCCGGCTGGCCGATTGCGATCACGGATTTTTCCGTCAGCGTTGCCGTCGGGCAGGCCTGAACGCAGGCGCCGCAGGAGACGCATTCCGACGAGAGAAACGCTTCATGCGCACCGGGCGAAACGCGGCTGTCGAAACCGCGGCCCTCGATGGTCAGTGCAAACGTCCCCTGCACCTCTTCGCAGGCGCGCACGCAGCGCGAACAGACGATGCATTTTGAGGGATCATAGGTGAAATAGGGATTGCTCTCGTCCTTCGGCATCCACTGGGCGTTGATGGCACCCTCGGCAGACCGCGCCTTGACGTGGTTTTCGCCGTCATAGCCGTAGCGTACATCGCGCAAGCCAACGGCACCGGCCATGTCCTGCAGCTCGCAGTCGCCGTTGGCAGCACAGGTCAGACAGTCGAGCGGGTGGTCGGAAATGTAAAGCTCCATCACGCCCTTGCGGATGGCCTTTAGCCGCTCGGTCTGCGTATGGACGACGATGCCGGGTGCGACCGGTGTGGTGCAGGAGGCGGGCGTGCCGGTGCGGCCCTCCACCTCGATCAGACAGAGGCGGCAGGAACCGAAGGCATCGACCATATCTGTCGCGCAGAGCTTCGGCACCTGAATGCCGGCCTCCATCGAGGCGCGCATAATCGACGTGCCCTCGGGCACGGTGATCTCGCGACCGTCGATGGTGAGCGTCACCAGTTTCTCGGAACGCGAGGCGGGCGTGCCGTAGTCGATTTCAGGAACGAGGGGCATGGCGCTTACCTTTCCGCCGTCATCCTCGGGCTTGTCCCGAGGATCTGCTGCGTCTGAACTTCGGGAGCCGGTTCAGTTGTGAACGTCCCCCGCATGGCAAAGTCGGTAGATCCTCGGGACAAGCCCGAGGATGACGAAAGAGAAAAGAAGCTCATTCCGCAGCCTCCCGGACCGGTGCCGGCACAAAATCTTCCGGGAAATGCGTCATGGCGCTCATCACCGGATAGGGGGTGAAACCACCGAGCGCACAAAGCGAACCGAATTTCATGGTGTTGCAGAGATCTTCCAGCAGCACCTTGTTCTTCTCCGGCTCGATACCTTGCGCGATCTTGTCGACCGTCTCGACGCCACGCGTCGATCCGATGCGGCAGGGTGTGCACTTGCCGCAGCTTTCGACCGCGCAGAACTCCATGGCGAAGCGCGCCTGCTTCAGCATATCGGCGCTGTCATCGAAGACCACCACGCCTGCATGGCCGATGAGACCGCCAGCGGCGGCAAAGGCCTCATAGTCGAAGACCGTATCGAACAGCGACGGCGGGAAATAGGCACCGAGCGGGCCGCCCACCT from Peteryoungia desertarenae encodes the following:
- the fdhF gene encoding formate dehydrogenase subunit alpha, producing the protein MPLVPEIDYGTPASRSEKLVTLTIDGREITVPEGTSIMRASMEAGIQVPKLCATDMVDAFGSCRLCLIEVEGRTGTPASCTTPVAPGIVVHTQTERLKAIRKGVMELYISDHPLDCLTCAANGDCELQDMAGAVGLRDVRYGYDGENHVKARSAEGAINAQWMPKDESNPYFTYDPSKCIVCSRCVRACEEVQGTFALTIEGRGFDSRVSPGAHEAFLSSECVSCGACVQACPTATLTEKSVIAIGQPEHSAVTTCAYCGVGCSFKAEMRGEELVRMVPWKDGQANRGHSCVKGRFAYGYASHRDRILNPMIREKITDPWREVTWEEAYAHVASEFKRIQYQYGREAIGGITSSRCTNEETYLVQKLIRAGFGNNNVDTCARVCHSPTGYGLGQAFGTSAGTQNFDSVEHSDVVVVIGANPTDGHPVFGSRLKKRLRQGAKLIVIDPRRIDLVRTPHVEASYHLPLKPGTNVAVLTALAHVIVTEGLFDERFIRERCDWSEFEDWAAFVSEPAHSPEETEKFTGVPAAELRGAARLFATGGNGAIYYGLGVTEHSQGSTTVMAIANLAMVTGNIGRPGVGVNPLRGQNNVQGSCDMGSFPHELPGYRHVSDDATRETFEKLWGVELSNEPGLRIPNMLDAAVDGTFKGIYIQGEDILQSDPDTKHVSAGLAAMECVVVHDLFLNETANYAHVFLPGSTFLEKDGTFTNAERRINRVRKVMTPKNGYADWEVTQKLAQAMGLTWNYTHPSQIMDEIAATTPSFAGVSYEYLEKMGSVQWPCNEKFPVGSPIMHVDGFVRGKGKFIRTEYVPTDERTGPRFPLLLTTGRVLSQYNVGAQTRRTENSVWHEEDRLEIHPHDAEQRGVKDGDWIKLASRSGETTLRALITDRVAPGVVYTTFHHPNTQANVITTDFSDWATNCPEYKVTAVQVSPSNGPTEWQEEYEELSRRSRRIAGKLEAAE